One Silene latifolia isolate original U9 population chromosome 4, ASM4854445v1, whole genome shotgun sequence DNA segment encodes these proteins:
- the LOC141652485 gene encoding protein LIGHT-DEPENDENT SHORT HYPOCOTYLS 4-like — MELPSNNIDINNNDNNNNNNNHEGFTATTSTLTMSTNTNTNLNPTSSSSRYENQKRRDWNTFGQYLKNHRPPLSLNRCSGAHVLEFLRYLDQFGKTKVHTQVCPFYGHPNPPAPCPCPLRQAWGSLDALIGRLRAAFEENGGRPEENPFGARAVRLYLREVRDSQSKARGISYEKKKRKRGVGVGIGIGVGVGVGSQNNGGSPSLVFSAANAG, encoded by the coding sequence ATGGAATTACCTTCAAATAATATTGAtattaacaataatgataataataataataataataaccatgAAGGTTTTACTGCCACTACTTCAACATTAACCATGAGCACGAACACGAACACGAACCTGAACCCGACATCATCTTCATCAAGGTACGAGAACCAAAAGAGAAGAGACTGGAACACGTTCGGACAATACCTTAAGAACCATAGACCACCTTTATCACTAAACCGATGTAGTGGGGCCCACGTGTTAGAATTCCTACGTTATTTAGACCAATTTGGTAAAACTAAGGTACATACTCAAGTATGTCCATTTTACGGACACCCAAACCCGCCCGCTCCGTGCCCGTGTCCGCTTCGACAGGCTTGGGGATCCCTCGATGCGCTGATCGGGCGGTTACGGGCTGCTTTTGAGGAGAATGGTGGTCGGCCTGAGGAAAATCCGTTTGGGGCACGTGCTGTTAGACTTTACCTTAGGGAGGTAAGGGATTCTCAGTCTAAGGCTAGAGGTATTAGTTATGAGAAGAAGAAGCGTAAGcgcggagtcggagtcggaatcggaatcggagtcggagttGGAGTGGGTTCACAGAATAATGGGGGTTCGCCAAGTTTGGTTTTCTCAGCTGCTAATGCGGGTTAG